Part of the Candidatus Endomicrobium procryptotermitis genome is shown below.
GTCAAAAAGTTCGATTTCTCATCAGTTAAGAATTTTGAAACAGACAAGACTTGTAAAGTATAAAAGATCTGGAAAAATAGTTTTCTATTCTCTCTGCGACAATCATGTAGAACGCGTGTTTAAACAAGGATTCGAGCATATTAATGAATAAAATAGGAGAAGTTTATGACATGGCTTAGAGAGTTTGAAGTTAACGGTTTGCGCTGTGCTGATTGCGCAAATAAAATAGAAATAAAAATTTCAGAAATAGAAGGCATTAAAGATGTGAAGCTCAATTTTGCATCAAAAAAGCTTTCTATTGAAACGGATAATGATTTAGGATTATTAGTCGCAAATCTCAATAAGATTGCATCCGAAATTGAATCCGGTGTGACTATAGCGCTTAAAAACAATAAAGAGAGCGGGTGCTGTGGAAAGCGCAGCGCTGAAAATAAGAACAAATTGAAACATATTCCGATACTGGCTGGAGTGTTGTTATTTGCTGCCGCTTTGATTTTTGTTTTACCTTATCGTATAGAATTTTTTATGTTCCTTGCGGCTTATCTTCTTATAGGTGGTCAGGTACTTGTTACTTCAGCAAGAAATATTTTGCGTGGAAAAATTTTTGATGAAAACTTTTTAATGTCAGCCGCAACCGCCGGAGCTTTTGCAATAACGCAATATCATGAAGCCGTTGCAGTTATGCTTTTTTACCGCATAGGAATGTTTTTTGAAGATACAGCAGTCAAAAAATCGAGAAAGTCTGTTTCTGAGCTTATGGATATTCGCCCTGATTTTGCAAATGTAAAAAAAGGGAATGATATAAAAAAAGTTTCTCCGCAAGAAGTAAATACAGACGATATTATAGAGGTTAGACCCGGAGAAAAGATACCTCTTGACGGGATAGTCATAGAAGGAAATTCTTCTCTTGACGTTTCGTCTCTGATGGGAGAGTCAATTCTTCGAGATGTAAGCATAAATGATGAAGTTTTGTCCGGTTCTATCAACAAAAATGGGCTACTCAATATAAAAGTCACAAAACCTTTTTTTGAATCTACGGTTTCAAAAATATTAAATCTTGTGGAAGAAGCGAGTACAAATAAATCCAAAACTGAGAAGTTTATATCGAAATTTGCAAAATATTATACGCCGGCCGTAGTTTTTTCTGCGGCATCTTTGGCAATTTTACCTCCTATTTTATTTAAAAATATGGCATTTTCAGATTGTATTTACAGAGCTTTAGTATTTCTTGTGGTTTCATGTCCGTGCGCTTTAGCAATTTCGATTCCATTAAGTTTTTTTGGCGGCATAGGTGGAGCTTCGAGAAACGGCATTCTTGTTAAAGGAAGCAACTATCTTGAAGCTCTAAATAATGCCGATTATTTTGCTTTCGATAAAACAGGTACGTTGACAAAAGGAATATTTGAAGTTACTAAAGTTATAAATGAAAACCCTTTCAGCGAAGAAGAAGTTTTAGAGTATGCAGCATATGCTGAAAGTTATTCAAATCATCCGATAGCGTTGTCCGTAAAAAAAGCTTACGGAAAACAGATTGATAAAACTAAAATTAAAAATTATGCTGAACATGCAGGACTTGGCATAAGTATGCAAATGGGCGATAAAAAAGTACTGGTGGGAAATACAAAGCTGTTAGATAAAGCTAAAACCACGCATAAAGAGTATAAAGATGTGGGAACTTTGGTTTATGTCTCTATAGACAATACATTTGCCGGTTGCATAGTCGTTTCGGATGAACTTAAGCATGACAGTAAAACGACTATAGATTCGC
Proteins encoded:
- the cadA gene encoding cadmium-translocating P-type ATPase, coding for MTWLREFEVNGLRCADCANKIEIKISEIEGIKDVKLNFASKKLSIETDNDLGLLVANLNKIASEIESGVTIALKNNKESGCCGKRSAENKNKLKHIPILAGVLLFAAALIFVLPYRIEFFMFLAAYLLIGGQVLVTSARNILRGKIFDENFLMSAATAGAFAITQYHEAVAVMLFYRIGMFFEDTAVKKSRKSVSELMDIRPDFANVKKGNDIKKVSPQEVNTDDIIEVRPGEKIPLDGIVIEGNSSLDVSSLMGESILRDVSINDEVLSGSINKNGLLNIKVTKPFFESTVSKILNLVEEASTNKSKTEKFISKFAKYYTPAVVFSAASLAILPPILFKNMAFSDCIYRALVFLVVSCPCALAISIPLSFFGGIGGASRNGILVKGSNYLEALNNADYFAFDKTGTLTKGIFEVTKVINENPFSEEEVLEYAAYAESYSNHPIALSVKKAYGKQIDKTKIKNYAEHAGLGISMQMGDKKVLVGNTKLLDKAKTTHKEYKDVGTLVYVSIDNTFAGCIVVSDELKHDSKTTIDSLKKMGINKIAILTGDVKKTGEKIADALGIKEVYTNLLPNEKIDKVKEIRRSKKGGGNLVFVGDGINDAPLLAGADIGVAMGAMGSDAAIEAADIVLMTDEPSKLITVLKIAKKTKSIVWQNIIFALGIKAVVLVLGAAGIASMWEAVFADVGVTLITVVNSIRALKI